One window from the genome of Acanthochromis polyacanthus isolate Apoly-LR-REF ecotype Palm Island chromosome 21, KAUST_Apoly_ChrSc, whole genome shotgun sequence encodes:
- the phospho1 gene encoding probable phosphatase phospho1 isoform X2 produces MASHSGHISSDKRFLIFFDFDETIVDETSDDMVVQAAPGQHLPGWLKDTYQPGRYNEYMQRVLAYLAEQGVTESDIRSTMEKMPSTPGMLTLFQFLRNRPPQDFEVILVSDANTYFIESWLRRAGARQLFHRIFSNPATFNKDGRLVMKPFHSHDCPRCPDNMCKQVIVRDYVARRKQERGRPYQRIFYVGDGANDFCPAAALGPRDVAFPRRDFPMHRLITETHESMPGEFKAVTVPWVSAEEVVQRLRKLVAE; encoded by the coding sequence ATGGCCTCCCACTCGGGTCACATCTCCTCAGACAAGCGCTTCCTCATCTTCTTCGACTTCGACGAGACCATCGTGGATGAGACCAGCGACGACATGGTGGTGCAGGCCGCCCCGGGGCAGCACCTGCCCGGCTGGCTGAAGGACACCTACCAGCCCGGCCGCTACAACGAGTACATGCAGCGCGTTCTGGCCTACCTGGCGGAGCAGGGGGTCACCGAGAGTGACATCCGCAGCACCATGGAGAAGATGCCGTCCACCCCCGGCATGCTCACCCTCTTCCAGTTTCTCCGCAACCGGCCGCCGCAGGACTTCGAGGTGATTCTGGTGTCCGACGCCAACACCTACTTCATCGAGTCGTGGCTGCGGCGCGCCGGGGCCCGCCAGCTCTTCCACCGCATCTTCTCCAACCCGGCCACCTTCAACAAGGATGGCCGGCTCGTCATGAAGCCCTTCCACTCCCACGACTGCCCACGCTGCCCCGACAACATGTGCAAGCAGGTGATCGTCAGGGACTATGTGGCGCGCAGGAAGCAGGAGCGCGGACGCCCCTACCAGCGCATCTTCTACGTGGGGGACGGAGCCAACGACTTCTGCCCGGCGGCGGCTCTCGGGCCCCGGGACGTGGCCTTCCCACGGCGGGACTTCCCCATGCACCGCCTGATCACGGAGACCCACGAGAGCATGCCCGGGGAGTTCAAGGCGGTCACGGTGCCGTGGGTGAGCGCGGAGGAGGTGGTGCAGCGGCTGAGGAAGCTGGTGGCAGAATAG
- the phospho1 gene encoding probable phosphatase phospho1 isoform X1 has product MGESFFNCCYVPPHPPGEEEPRRPRRTDIMASHSGHISSDKRFLIFFDFDETIVDETSDDMVVQAAPGQHLPGWLKDTYQPGRYNEYMQRVLAYLAEQGVTESDIRSTMEKMPSTPGMLTLFQFLRNRPPQDFEVILVSDANTYFIESWLRRAGARQLFHRIFSNPATFNKDGRLVMKPFHSHDCPRCPDNMCKQVIVRDYVARRKQERGRPYQRIFYVGDGANDFCPAAALGPRDVAFPRRDFPMHRLITETHESMPGEFKAVTVPWVSAEEVVQRLRKLVAE; this is encoded by the coding sequence ATGGGGGAGTCATTCTTCAACTGCTGTTATGTCCCACCTCATCCTCCAGGCGAGGAGGAGCCCCGCAGGCCCAGGCGCACCGACATCATGGCCTCCCACTCGGGTCACATCTCCTCAGACAAGCGCTTCCTCATCTTCTTCGACTTCGACGAGACCATCGTGGATGAGACCAGCGACGACATGGTGGTGCAGGCCGCCCCGGGGCAGCACCTGCCCGGCTGGCTGAAGGACACCTACCAGCCCGGCCGCTACAACGAGTACATGCAGCGCGTTCTGGCCTACCTGGCGGAGCAGGGGGTCACCGAGAGTGACATCCGCAGCACCATGGAGAAGATGCCGTCCACCCCCGGCATGCTCACCCTCTTCCAGTTTCTCCGCAACCGGCCGCCGCAGGACTTCGAGGTGATTCTGGTGTCCGACGCCAACACCTACTTCATCGAGTCGTGGCTGCGGCGCGCCGGGGCCCGCCAGCTCTTCCACCGCATCTTCTCCAACCCGGCCACCTTCAACAAGGATGGCCGGCTCGTCATGAAGCCCTTCCACTCCCACGACTGCCCACGCTGCCCCGACAACATGTGCAAGCAGGTGATCGTCAGGGACTATGTGGCGCGCAGGAAGCAGGAGCGCGGACGCCCCTACCAGCGCATCTTCTACGTGGGGGACGGAGCCAACGACTTCTGCCCGGCGGCGGCTCTCGGGCCCCGGGACGTGGCCTTCCCACGGCGGGACTTCCCCATGCACCGCCTGATCACGGAGACCCACGAGAGCATGCCCGGGGAGTTCAAGGCGGTCACGGTGCCGTGGGTGAGCGCGGAGGAGGTGGTGCAGCGGCTGAGGAAGCTGGTGGCAGAATAG